The following proteins are encoded in a genomic region of Mycobacterium sp. 155:
- a CDS encoding DUF305 domain-containing protein, whose amino-acid sequence MKRTMATGAAALATVAFAAGCSNSSGTPASSPTDQPTTSTSTAAPASNQPHNDADVMFAQHMIPHHQQAVEMSDMLLAKQSIDKRVTDLATQVKAAQAPEIRQMQGWLTSWGNPPMPAMGHMQGMMSDADMDVLRDAQGVEAAKLYLTQMIAHHEGAITMAQTEISDGQYPDAVKMAHSIVTTQQQEIDTMRAILGTL is encoded by the coding sequence ATGAAAAGAACCATGGCGACAGGAGCCGCCGCGCTCGCAACCGTTGCATTCGCGGCGGGCTGTAGCAACTCTTCGGGCACCCCCGCGAGCAGCCCGACCGATCAGCCGACCACGAGCACCTCGACCGCTGCTCCGGCCAGCAACCAGCCGCATAACGATGCCGATGTCATGTTCGCCCAGCACATGATCCCGCATCACCAGCAGGCCGTCGAGATGAGTGACATGTTGCTGGCCAAGCAGAGCATCGACAAGCGCGTGACCGACCTGGCCACCCAGGTCAAGGCCGCACAGGCCCCTGAGATCCGGCAGATGCAGGGCTGGCTCACCTCCTGGGGCAATCCGCCCATGCCCGCAATGGGCCACATGCAGGGCATGATGTCCGACGCCGATATGGACGTGCTGCGTGACGCACAGGGCGTCGAGGCCGCCAAGCTCTACCTGACTCAGATGATCGCGCACCACGAGGGCGCGATCACCATGGCGCAGACGGAAATCAGCGATGGTCAGTATCCGGATGCGGTGAAAATGGCGCACTCGATCGTCACCACGCAGCAGCAGGAGATCGACACCATGCGCGCCATCCTCGGCACGCTCTGA
- a CDS encoding heavy-metal-associated domain-containing protein: protein MSIQTITVTGMTCGHCVSSVRDQVGGIPGVTAVDVDLSTGRVTIESDAPVAAAAINDAVAEAGYQVAN from the coding sequence ATGAGCATTCAAACCATCACTGTCACTGGTATGACCTGCGGGCATTGCGTTTCCTCGGTGCGTGACCAGGTCGGCGGCATCCCCGGGGTCACTGCCGTCGACGTCGACCTGTCCACCGGCCGGGTCACGATCGAGAGCGATGCGCCCGTCGCCGCAGCCGCCATCAACGATGCCGTGGCCGAGGCCGGCTACCAGGTGGCGAACTGA
- a CDS encoding DNA-deoxyinosine glycosylase translates to MSEVLQGLAPIVGERPRLLILGNMPSVTSLAAREYYGNPRNAFWRIAADVVGFDAAKPYPERVAALQEHRIAVWDVLRSCRRVGSLDSAVERDSMVPNDFRQFFDDHREIELVVFNGAAAEANYRRLVHIEPSPARVRLPSTSPAHTMAYADKLDAWRAVLGCV, encoded by the coding sequence GTGAGCGAGGTGCTGCAGGGGCTGGCGCCCATCGTCGGCGAACGGCCGCGGCTGCTCATCCTCGGCAACATGCCGAGTGTCACTTCGCTGGCCGCCCGGGAGTACTACGGCAACCCGCGCAATGCGTTCTGGCGGATCGCCGCCGACGTGGTCGGATTCGATGCGGCGAAGCCGTATCCCGAGCGGGTAGCCGCACTGCAGGAACACAGGATCGCGGTATGGGACGTGCTGCGGTCCTGCCGCCGGGTGGGTAGCCTCGATTCCGCAGTCGAGCGAGACAGCATGGTGCCCAACGACTTCAGGCAGTTCTTCGATGATCACCGTGAGATCGAACTCGTGGTGTTCAACGGCGCCGCCGCCGAGGCGAACTACCGCCGCCTTGTGCACATCGAGCCGTCACCGGCTCGCGTGCGGCTGCCATCAACCAGTCCCGCGCACACCATGGCCTACGCCGACAAGCTGGATGCCTGGCGGGCCGTCCTCGGCTGCGTATGA
- a CDS encoding adenylate cyclase regulatory domain-containing protein, with product MVSEDDLLAGLEGAARAQRAELIPWLLDRGITVDQIRHEIAPALLAPRRILGDDGQYVSAREISEQVGIDLELLQRLQRAMGLQSVADPDAVVLPRADAEIVALAQRFIELGIEPDQIVLVTRVLAEGLGRAAEVMRYAALAAVLTPGVTELQIAQASERLMTAVAPLIGPMIQNMLFVQLRHALETEAVTASERAEGVPLPGARLVSVAFADLVGFTSLGEVVPPEDLERLANRLADAARDVAVAPVRLIKTIGDAVMFVSTDPGALLDAALALVAVTETEEDFPRLRVGLATGLAVSRAGDWFGSPVNLASRVTGAARPGSVLVAESTREAIGGADRFTWSFAGARRLKGITGEVKLFRARRA from the coding sequence GTGGTGTCTGAGGACGATTTACTCGCGGGTCTGGAGGGCGCCGCCCGCGCGCAGCGCGCCGAGCTGATTCCCTGGCTGCTGGACCGCGGGATCACCGTCGACCAGATCCGCCACGAGATCGCCCCAGCGCTGCTGGCCCCGCGCCGAATCCTCGGCGACGACGGCCAGTACGTGTCGGCGCGTGAAATCAGCGAACAGGTCGGTATTGACCTCGAGCTGTTGCAGCGCCTGCAGCGGGCGATGGGGCTGCAGTCGGTCGCTGATCCCGATGCCGTGGTTCTGCCGCGTGCCGATGCCGAGATCGTCGCGCTCGCCCAGCGCTTCATCGAACTCGGGATCGAACCCGACCAGATCGTGCTCGTCACACGGGTGCTGGCCGAGGGACTGGGTCGGGCGGCGGAGGTGATGCGGTACGCGGCCTTGGCGGCTGTATTGACTCCTGGGGTGACGGAGCTGCAGATCGCTCAGGCGTCCGAGCGGTTGATGACCGCCGTGGCCCCGCTGATCGGGCCGATGATCCAGAACATGCTGTTCGTCCAGCTGCGCCACGCCCTGGAAACCGAGGCGGTCACCGCCTCCGAACGCGCCGAGGGGGTACCGCTGCCCGGTGCCCGGCTGGTCAGTGTGGCGTTCGCGGACCTGGTGGGGTTCACGAGTCTGGGGGAGGTGGTGCCTCCGGAGGATCTGGAGCGGTTGGCCAATCGCCTGGCCGACGCGGCGCGTGACGTCGCGGTGGCGCCTGTGCGATTGATCAAGACCATCGGTGATGCGGTCATGTTCGTCAGCACCGATCCGGGTGCCCTGCTGGATGCCGCGCTGGCGTTGGTTGCCGTCACCGAGACCGAAGAGGATTTCCCGCGGCTGCGGGTGGGCCTGGCCACAGGGCTCGCGGTGAGCCGGGCCGGCGACTGGTTCGGCAGTCCGGTGAACCTGGCCAGCCGGGTCACCGGGGCGGCGCGGCCGGGGAGCGTGCTGGTGGCCGAATCCACGCGCGAGGCGATCGGTGGCGCAGACCGGTTCACGTGGTCCTTCGCCGGGGCACGACGCCTCAAGGGCATCACGGGTGAGGTGAAGCTGTTCCGCGCCCGGCGGGCCTGA
- a CDS encoding DDE-type integrase/transposase/recombinase, with the protein MGLTLAERRAITETTAIRYTQAGKGEKGRILDELCANTGWHRNHARKALKAALAPTIVGPRSPRPVTYGEDVIAALTVCWTVLGMPAGKRLAPMLIELVAVLRHFRELVISDQTAALLVSMSAVTIDRRLADERAKRTIRGRVGTKPGSLLKSQIPIRTWAEWDDAVPGFVEIDTVFHDGGSRGGGHAFTLTVTDIATGWTENHSLPDRTAKHVLAALNHVAAAMPFPILGVDCDNGSEFINDDLLTWCQDRRITFTRSRPGNKNDGCHVEQKNWTVVRTTVGYYRYDTASELLLLNEIWQLQSKLTNYFHPQQKLISKVRTGAKVSRKHDKATTPFHRVIDHPGMTVDRIVAIKRTYSLINPAATQRQIQALTTQLITLATSKAQAGVPAPITKRARSREATNHPSRAS; encoded by the coding sequence ATGGGGTTGACATTGGCCGAGCGCAGAGCAATCACCGAGACCACCGCGATTCGTTATACGCAGGCCGGTAAGGGCGAGAAGGGTCGGATTCTCGACGAGTTGTGCGCCAACACCGGCTGGCATCGTAATCATGCTCGTAAGGCGCTCAAGGCGGCGCTGGCGCCCACGATCGTGGGGCCACGAAGTCCACGGCCGGTGACGTACGGCGAGGACGTCATCGCCGCGCTGACGGTGTGCTGGACCGTGCTGGGAATGCCCGCCGGCAAACGGCTCGCCCCGATGCTCATCGAGCTGGTGGCGGTGCTGCGCCACTTCCGGGAGCTGGTGATCAGTGACCAGACCGCGGCACTGCTGGTGTCGATGTCGGCGGTGACCATCGATCGTCGCCTGGCCGATGAACGAGCCAAGCGCACGATCCGGGGACGGGTGGGCACCAAGCCGGGGTCACTGCTCAAAAGCCAGATCCCGATACGCACCTGGGCCGAATGGGACGACGCTGTGCCTGGTTTCGTTGAGATCGACACGGTCTTTCACGACGGCGGCAGTCGTGGTGGGGGCCATGCCTTCACGTTGACGGTGACCGACATCGCCACCGGCTGGACCGAGAACCACTCGCTACCCGACAGGACGGCCAAACACGTCCTGGCCGCCCTCAATCACGTCGCTGCCGCGATGCCGTTTCCGATCCTGGGCGTGGACTGCGACAACGGCTCGGAATTCATCAACGACGACTTGCTGACATGGTGTCAAGACCGCCGCATCACCTTCACCCGATCCCGACCGGGCAACAAGAACGACGGCTGCCACGTCGAACAGAAAAACTGGACGGTGGTCCGCACCACGGTCGGCTACTACCGCTACGACACCGCGTCAGAACTGTTGCTACTCAACGAGATATGGCAACTACAGTCGAAGCTGACCAACTACTTCCACCCCCAACAGAAACTGATATCCAAAGTCCGCACAGGCGCCAAAGTGTCCAGGAAACACGACAAAGCAACCACCCCGTTTCACCGCGTGATCGACCACCCGGGCATGACCGTGGATCGCATCGTGGCGATCAAACGGACCTACTCGCTGATCAATCCGGCTGCCACCCAACGCCAGATTCAGGCGTTGACCACCCAGCTCATCACGCTGGCCACCAGCAAAGCCCAAGCCGGTGTCCCCGCCCCAATCACCAAGCGCGCACGCTCACGTGAGGCAACGAACCACCCTTCGCGCGCATCTTGA
- a CDS encoding response regulator transcription factor, with protein MHHKVVDSTPAGYRALVVDDETALAGVVASYLDREQFEVSLAYTGPDALAIAREVDPDVVVLDLGLPGIDGIEVCRRLRTFSDAYVVMLTARDTELDTIVGLSVGADDYLTKPFSPRELVARVKAMLRRPRNTAASTESARVFGPLRIDVAGRQVSIDDEQIVLTRTEFDVLAALSAHPGVVLSRHRLIETVWEPSYVGNEHLVDVHIGHLRRKLRDDPAAPRYVMTVRGVGYKMGTGR; from the coding sequence ATGCACCATAAAGTGGTGGACTCAACACCGGCCGGTTACCGCGCCCTGGTTGTCGACGACGAGACGGCGCTGGCCGGCGTCGTCGCCAGCTACCTGGACCGCGAACAGTTCGAGGTCAGCCTCGCCTACACGGGGCCCGATGCCCTCGCCATAGCCCGCGAGGTCGATCCCGACGTCGTGGTGCTCGACCTGGGCCTGCCCGGAATCGACGGCATCGAGGTATGTCGCCGGCTGCGTACCTTCTCCGACGCCTACGTGGTGATGCTGACCGCCCGCGACACCGAGCTCGACACCATCGTCGGACTGTCCGTCGGCGCCGACGACTACCTGACCAAGCCTTTCAGCCCCCGCGAGCTGGTCGCCCGGGTCAAGGCGATGCTGCGCAGGCCGCGCAACACGGCCGCGAGTACGGAGAGCGCCCGGGTGTTCGGACCGCTGCGCATCGACGTCGCAGGTCGGCAGGTATCCATCGATGACGAACAGATCGTGCTGACCCGCACCGAATTCGATGTGCTCGCCGCACTCTCGGCACACCCCGGTGTGGTGCTCAGCAGACACCGTCTGATCGAAACAGTCTGGGAACCAAGCTATGTCGGCAACGAGCATCTGGTCGACGTCCATATCGGGCACCTGCGACGCAAACTTCGCGACGATCCGGCCGCGCCGCGGTACGTGATGACGGTACGTGGCGTCGGGTACAAGATGGGCACCGGCCGATGA
- a CDS encoding ATP-binding protein, with the protein MTRRRQAGLGTRFLLAQALVLVAAAGTTGVVAAVVGPPLFREHLHRAGLSGDSAQQMHAEQAYVYATVISVGVAMCVAALAALVVTWYLSRRLQRSVSDVATAATAIADGRYDSRVPPAHLGDEFDALAQSFNDMAGRLQAVDTSRRRLLGDLAHEIRTPVAVLEAYVEAIEDGVRTLDSETTDVLRQHTRRLVRFSDDAAALAKAEEGRATVEPAAVSVADLVALAVVAAANRFDAKGVTLHSDIGSALPHLWADPHRLGQVLGNLLDNALRHTPSGGYVQIAASATKNTVTLTVSDTGDGISAEHLPHVFERFYRTDTARDRDRGGSGIGLSIAKALVEAHHGRISVSSSGAGAGATFVVTLPAG; encoded by the coding sequence ATGACGCGCCGCCGGCAGGCCGGGCTTGGCACCCGGTTCTTGCTTGCGCAGGCCCTGGTACTGGTCGCCGCGGCCGGAACCACCGGCGTGGTGGCTGCGGTCGTCGGTCCGCCGTTGTTCCGCGAACATCTGCACCGGGCCGGCCTTTCTGGCGATTCGGCCCAGCAGATGCATGCCGAGCAGGCATACGTCTATGCCACCGTCATCTCGGTGGGCGTCGCGATGTGTGTGGCCGCGCTGGCCGCCCTGGTGGTCACCTGGTACCTCAGCCGGCGGCTGCAGCGCTCGGTCAGCGATGTCGCCACAGCGGCCACCGCCATCGCCGACGGCCGCTACGACTCGCGGGTGCCGCCGGCGCATCTGGGCGACGAATTCGACGCCCTGGCACAATCTTTCAACGACATGGCGGGCCGGCTGCAGGCGGTCGACACCAGCCGGCGCCGGTTGCTCGGCGACCTGGCGCATGAGATCCGAACTCCTGTCGCAGTTTTGGAGGCCTACGTCGAGGCCATCGAGGACGGTGTGCGCACCCTCGACAGCGAGACCACGGACGTTCTGCGTCAGCACACCCGCCGGCTGGTGCGGTTCTCCGACGATGCCGCCGCACTCGCGAAGGCCGAGGAGGGTCGGGCCACAGTCGAACCGGCGGCGGTATCGGTCGCGGATCTGGTGGCGCTCGCGGTGGTCGCCGCCGCCAACCGGTTCGACGCCAAAGGCGTCACCCTGCACTCCGACATCGGCTCCGCACTGCCGCATCTATGGGCGGATCCACACAGACTCGGCCAGGTGCTCGGCAACCTGCTGGACAACGCGCTGCGCCACACCCCATCGGGGGGATACGTCCAAATCGCTGCCAGCGCAACCAAGAACACGGTCACACTCACGGTGAGCGACACCGGTGACGGCATCTCTGCCGAGCACCTGCCACACGTCTTCGAACGCTTCTACCGCACAGATACGGCCCGTGACCGCGACCGTGGCGGCTCCGGCATCGGCCTGTCCATCGCCAAGGCCCTCGTCGAAGCCCACCACGGCCGGATCAGTGTCAGCAGTTCCGGCGCAGGCGCCGGCGCCACGTTCGTCGTGACTCTGCCCGCCGGTTAG